A single genomic interval of Candidatus Thermokryptus mobilis harbors:
- a CDS encoding nitrous oxide reductase accessory protein NosL, protein MARKIEALLFLFLGFLLFSCSKKIKPEEIEPHDICYLCKMAISQLQFATEIVTPDGEVYKFDDLGCMIEFSKMQKLPKGSVMFVRDFYTKEWVEIQGAYFVKSEEIQTPMNYFIVTFKTRETLNKFIDEYGGEEFPYEQLETKILK, encoded by the coding sequence ATGGCAAGAAAGATTGAAGCACTTTTATTTCTCTTTTTGGGCTTTTTGCTTTTTTCTTGCTCAAAAAAGATAAAACCAGAAGAAATAGAACCACACGATATTTGTTACTTGTGTAAAATGGCAATATCTCAGCTTCAGTTTGCAACTGAAATAGTTACCCCAGATGGGGAGGTTTATAAATTTGACGACCTTGGCTGTATGATTGAGTTCAGCAAGATGCAGAAACTCCCTAAGGGTTCAGTTATGTTCGTTCGGGACTTTTACACCAAGGAATGGGTGGAGATTCAAGGGGCTTATTTTGTCAAGTCGGAGGAGATTCAGACGCCGATGAACTACTTTATAGTCACTTTCAAGACGAGGGAGACGCTTAATAAGTTTATAGATGAGTATGGCGGTGAGGAGTTTCCATACGAACAGCTTGAAACAAAAATTTTAAAGTGA
- a CDS encoding ABC transporter permease, with translation MNSIYTIAEAEVISGVRNKWTHIFAVIFTILVLGISYFGLTASGYSGSMQDFSRTTLSLLNLVLYVIPLVSLIMGVISFTGESRMNELIFSQPLNRWEIYIGKLLGLLILFFSSTALGFGISGFIILMRVGSDGVFRYLVFVLLSNLLGFVFIAISSLISAISKQRGKAFGISVFVWFLFLIFYDLVIIGAISLLKGKTAATFAMISLLGNPVDIVRVLSLITLNSPEIFGPAGAAFVKFLGGKLLASLILVADLILWFVIIVVSSIKIFSKRDIS, from the coding sequence ATGAATTCAATTTACACAATCGCTGAGGCAGAGGTGATTTCTGGAGTTAGAAACAAATGGACTCATATTTTTGCAGTAATTTTTACCATACTTGTCCTTGGGATATCTTATTTTGGATTGACCGCAAGTGGTTATTCCGGGAGCATGCAGGACTTTTCAAGGACGACTTTAAGTTTGTTAAACCTTGTCCTTTATGTCATTCCACTTGTTTCCCTTATTATGGGAGTGATAAGTTTTACGGGTGAAAGCAGAATGAATGAATTGATTTTCTCTCAACCGTTGAATCGCTGGGAAATTTACATTGGTAAGTTGTTGGGTCTTTTAATTTTATTTTTCAGCTCAACAGCACTTGGTTTCGGGATAAGTGGGTTTATAATTTTGATGAGGGTTGGCTCTGATGGTGTGTTTAGGTATCTGGTTTTTGTCCTGCTTTCAAATTTGCTCGGATTCGTTTTCATTGCAATTTCATCGCTGATAAGCGCCATATCAAAACAAAGGGGGAAGGCGTTTGGTATCTCTGTTTTCGTTTGGTTTTTGTTTTTGATATTTTACGACCTCGTTATAATTGGAGCGATAAGCCTTTTAAAGGGGAAAACGGCAGCAACCTTTGCCATGATTTCATTGCTTGGAAATCCCGTTGATATAGTTCGTGTGTTGAGTTTGATAACGCTTAACTCACCGGAAATTTTCGGTCCAGCTGGGGCTGCTTTTGTTAAATTCCTTGGTGGAAAGTTGCTTGCTTCTCTTATTCTGGTCGCCGATTTAATTCTTTGGTTTGTCATTATCGTCGTTTCATCAATCAAAATTTTTTCAAAGCGTGACATAAGTTAA